A region of Sugiyamaella lignohabitans strain CBS 10342 chromosome A, complete sequence DNA encodes the following proteins:
- the SFM1 gene encoding Sfm1p (SPOUT methyltransferase; catalyzes omega-monomethylation of Rps3p on Arg-146; not an essential gene; predicted to be involved in rRNA processing and ribosome biogenesis and in biopolymer catabolism; GO_component: GO:0005575 - cellular_component [Evidence ND]; GO_component: GO:0005737 - cytoplasm [Evidence IEA,IEA]; GO_function: GO:0035241 - protein-arginine omega-N monomethyltransferase activity [Evidence IDA] [PMID 22650761]; GO_process: GO:0018216 - peptidyl-arginine methylation [Evidence IMP] [PMID 22650761]): protein MEEGFSEWTRLEYLAIARDIGGENLFLTSIAQSVEVPQELIAAGIQWTHHDITKFANIDPAFTAERVCLLDPAATQELVPEDNEKFDYFLFGGILGDHPPRDRTGELRKHGYVGRHLGKTQMTTDTAVRVTNIVLSEQSTYL from the coding sequence ATGGAAGAAGGATTCTCTGAGTGGACTCGTCTTGAGTACCTCGCAATTGCCAGAGATATTGGCGGAGAAAATCTGTTCCTCACCTCTATCGCCCAGTCGGTCGAAGTACCTCAAGAGTTAATTGCCGCAGGTATTCAATGGACGCATCACGATATTACGAAATTTGCCAATATTGACCCAGCTTTCACTGCCGAAAGAGTGTGTTTGCTTGATCCAGCCGCTACTCAAGAATTGGTTCCCGAGGATAATGAAAAATTCGATTACTTCCTGTTTGGAGGAATTCTAGGAGACCATCCTCCACGAGACAGAACTGGTGAACTAAGGAAGCATGGTTATGTTGGTCGTCACCTCGGCAAGACCCAAATGACCACCGATACTGCCGTCCGAGTGACCAATATTGTTCTCAGCGAGCAAAGTACGTATTTATGA
- a CDS encoding putative carboxylic ester hydrolase (Putative acyltransferase with similarity to Eeb1p and Eht1p; has a minor role in medium-chain fatty acid ethyl ester biosynthesis; may be involved in lipid metabolism and detoxification; GO_component: GO:0005575 - cellular_component [Evidence ND]; GO_function: GO:0016787 - hydrolase activity [Evidence IEA]; GO_function: GO:0016746 - transferase activity, transferring acyl groups [Evidence ISS] [PMID 16361250]; GO_process: GO:0051792 - medium-chain fatty acid biosynthetic process [Evidence IGI] [PMID 16361250]) — translation MGILVTSATRVVRKTTRTGANRVIPVCVRLFDRRGLSGSGPRLTSDDKDVLKVAWYYATDVPKSKPEYFNWTPTTTASKFSVFSEKDSARLEAAYQRIKLERKRAEDSKLDPKLLDINMDEDDEFVDKQSIGSATPTSRPIDHPPVPVKEDGLFLVDLDKRELRPCYWDGPVYDVRRGTWFYSGSKLVPCPENLAADLESAYQKELGRLKRLKVLETQLANAEKLKTKNSQGDQNDDVAKDNDNVEPVETGTSGKLVISKLSSDLKSEKAKGSYAIECNEDPQIDVVKFSDESPSVAYGYKSLSSGVLQKIASTLGGSSTKLLRGYRSKGDERDKEKEPQSLADEPKTTTYSSPLLTAMANSGASTNTISKIEDTFLPWSAKSSESKMEEQMKNDYDESNDGHENGPEGPVDHLVLCIHGIGQKLSQKVDSVNFVHDINMFRKLTKTLQSGDSPINFSSPITGEEEDGEDGDVHQNADNSEAGQKADETFNSTKQKEDPEKQHGSSQNSKDNPTKTSTGNSKRKRNRVQVLPVLWRHDMSFGRKASSDQKEFLSVQDINVEGIPAIRTLFSDVIADFLLFSEPVHKKQMLEIVTYQLNRIYREFCKHNPIFAKNPKVSIIAHSLGSVIGYEALRAAHKVQKQRKQPPPSSFTTSSSSKDSSLPPAPPSSTYLEFQVSNYITIGSPLGLFLLIGGSTIRPEELNIGAMYNLFHPSDPISYRVEPLVTPYAAKLKPVPIPFTKGGLTTQIQELSELGSKISQSASMMWSNITSSLTKSDLLEQIKKTDEEEAAVAAAAAALRAKAESKEDSDDSSAKSDTQQRQKDLPSEQLDVVNTKLKALNPAGRLDYVLQEGVLDISILSAIASHVSYFETEDIANFVLQILYKHAK, via the coding sequence ATGGGAATACTGGTGACTTCAGCAACTCGGGTTGTGCGAAAGACGACGAGGACTGGAGCCAATCGTGTGATTCCAGTCTGTGTTCGTCTTTTCGACCGCCGTGGACTGAGTGGATCAGGGCCGAGGTTAACTTCAGATGACAAAGATGTGCTCAAGGTGGCCTGGTATTATGCCACAGATGTGCCGAAGTCCAAGCCAGAATATTTCAATTGGACTCCAACGACTACTGCTTCGAAATTTAGCGTGTTTTCAGAAAAGGATTCCGCGCGCTTAGAGGCAGCGTATCAGCGGATCAAGCTCGAACGAAAACGGGCCGAAGACTCGAAATTAGATCCAAAACTCTTAGATATTAATatggatgaagatgatgagttTGTAGATAAACAGTCTATTGGGTCAGCAACGCCAACTTCTCGACCAATTGACCATCCTCCTGTACCGGTTAAGGAAGATGGATTGTTTCTAGTGGATCTGGACAAACGCGAGCTACGGCCATGCTATTGGGATGGTCCTGTGTACGATGTTCGCCGAGGTACTTGGTTTTACTCAGGGTCGAAACTTGTACCGTGTCCAGAAAATCTGGCTGCTGATTTAGAATCTGCGTACCAGAAAGAACTCGGTCGGTTGAAGAGACTCAAGGTTCTAGAAACCCAATTAGCGAACGCAGAAAAATTAAAGACAAAGAATAGCCAAGGAGATCAGAATGATGATGTCGCGAAAGATAATGACAATGTCGAACCTGTTGAAACAGGTACGTCTGGGAAACTGGTAATTTCCAAGCTCAGTTCAGATCTAAAAAGTGAAAAGGCAAAGGGTTCGTATGCTATCGAGTGTAATGAAGATCCACAAATCGATGTTGTAAAGTTCTCTGATGAGTCGCCATCTGTTGCATACGGTTACAAATCATTGTCGTCCGGCGTGCTTCAAAAAATAGCATCCACTTTAGGAGGATCGTCGACGAAGTTGTTACGAGGATACCGGTCAAAGGGAGATGAGCGAGacaaagagaaagagcCACAGTCTCTTGCTGATGAGCCTAAAACTACTACATATTCCTCACCCCTGTTGACTGCCATGGCTAATTCGGGAGCTTCAACTAACACAATTTCGAAAATCGAAGACACTTTTCTTCCTTGGTCAGCGAAAAGTTCAGAGTCAAAAATGGAAGAGCAGATGAAAAACGACTATGATGAGTCAAATGATGGCCACGAAAATGGCCCTGAGGGTCCAGTTGATCATTTGGTTTTATGTATCCATGGTATTGGCCAGAAACTCAGTCAGAAAGTCGACTCTGTGAATTTTGTTCACGATATAAACATGTTCCGTAAACTCACTAAGACGCTACAGTCAGGTGATTCTCCAATCAACTTTTCGTCCCCAATAACGggcgaagaagaggatggGGAAGATGGAGATGTCCACCAGAATGCTGATAACAGTGAAGCAGGTCAGAAAGCAGACGAAACTTTTAATTCAACTAAGCAGAAAGAAGACCCAGAAAAACAACATGGTTCTTCCCAAAACTCAAAAGATAATCCTACTAAAACCAGTACGGGGAACTCTAAACGGAAGCGGAATCGCGTTCAGGTTCTTCCGGTGCTCTGGAGACATGACATGAGCTTTGGACGAAAAGCAAGCTCGGATCAAAAAGAGTTCTTGTCAGTTCAGGACATCAATGTAGAAGGCATTCCAGCTATACGAACCTTGTTCAGTGACGTAATAGCAGATTTCTTACTGTTCAGCGAGCCTGTTCACAAGAAACAAATGCTGGAAATCGTCACCTACCAACTTAATAGAATCTATCGCGAATTTTGCAAACACAACCCGATATTTGCAAAGAATCCCAAGGTGTCCATAATAGCACACTCACTTGGATCAGTCATTGGCTACGAAGCACTGCGAGCTGCCCACAAAGTCCAGAAACAGCGTAAACAACCACCGCCCAGCAGTTTcactaccagcagcagctctaAGGACTCGTCATTACCGccagcacctccatcaaGCACATATCTTGAGTTTCAAGTATCAAATTATATCACCATTGGCAGTCCACTAGGACTGTTCCTGCTGATTGGAGGTAGTACCATTAGACCAGAAGAACTCAATATCGGGGCCATGTACAATTTGTTTCATCCATCTGACCCTATTAGTTACCGAGTAGAACCTCTAGTTACACCATATGCTGCGAAACTGAAACCTGTGCCAATACCATTCACCAAAGGAGGATTGACGACGCAAATCCAGGAACTAAGTGAACTGGGATCTAAAATTAGCCAAAGTGCATCAATGATGTGGAGCAATATCACATCTTCGCTGACAAAGTCGGATCTCCTtgaacaaatcaaaaagacagacgaagaagaggcagccgtcgctgctgctgccgccgcTCTACGTGCAAAGGCCGAATCGAAAGAAGACTCGGACGACTCTTCTGCTAAATCCGATACCCAACAACGACAAAAGGACCTACCTTCAGAACAACTGGATGTGGTCAACACGAAACTAAAAGCTCTAAACCCTGCGGGCAGATTAGACTATGTGCTACAAGAGGGCGTGCTGGATATCTCGATCCTATCGGCAATTGCCAGCCATGTATCATACTTCGAGACCGAGGACATCGCCAACTTCGTTCTACAGATTCTATACAAGCAtgcaaaataa
- the APM4 gene encoding Apm4p (Cargo-binding mu subunit of AP-2; AP-2 is a heterotetrameric endocytic cargo-binding adaptor that facilitates uptake of membrane proteins during clathrin-mediated endocytosis; Apm4p is required for AP-2 function and localization, and binds cell wall stress receptor Mid2p; AP-2 is required for cell polarity responses to pheromone, nutritional status and cell wall damage in S. cerevisiae, and for hyphal growth in C. albicans; AP-2 complex is conserved in mammals; GO_component: GO:0030122 - AP-2 adaptor complex [Evidence IPI] [PMID 10564262]; GO_component: GO:0030131 - clathrin adaptor complex [Evidence IEA]; GO_component: GO:0030665 - clathrin-coated vesicle membrane [Evidence IEA]; GO_component: GO:0005905 - coated pit [Evidence IEA,IEA]; GO_component: GO:0031410 - cytoplasmic vesicle [Evidence IEA]; GO_component: GO:0016020 - membrane [Evidence IEA]; GO_function: GO:0005515 - protein binding [Evidence IPI] [PMID 24460703]; GO_process: GO:0006897 - endocytosis [Evidence IEA]; GO_process: GO:0006886 - intracellular protein transport [Evidence IEA]; GO_process: GO:0006886 - intracellular protein transport [Evidence IC] [PMID 10564262]; GO_process: GO:0015031 - protein transport [Evidence IEA]; GO_process: GO:0006810 - transport [Evidence IEA,IEA]; GO_process: GO:0016192 - vesicle-mediated transport [Evidence IEA]) codes for MQATGAISWRRPDIKYRKNEVFVDVYEDVNLLLSASGAILKADVNGHIQLKTQLSGLPECKFGLNDSLLLDTGADDDDYYGLDNSDSSSSSNSGGGGSRLSRRGSRIGSFGNGGSSNGSSGSNGSSALSNRSTSGRAAAGSVTLEDCQFHQCVKLGSFDENRIISFIPPDGEFELMRYRAVENINLPFKLVPQVTEIGQTKVEYEIVVKANFGSKLYATDVVIKIPTPLNTASTSQSCSNGRVKYDPSENQLLESKRPVRKFPRRPVLNDVRRPGSGTYYGNLGEIENRRPARRSAFAYHKTIQFPIGYDFSAESSKPLTVSTQVVEDDEETDCEELLLNFAPDDYSASKDSKGFLCGEVPTLLPDDPFFTGIPDCAKEDDDAYLNRVFINASDDIETINSMNAPDAPIASVELELECALTRVDKTFENLGIIIEEILFDMPEKVSKMASFKSKLAFGKRPSISGSTLFTGILTGLCANPPLYAPGVPHSSVYEVKKYQLQSGAILGVHSPVVYNQIRAVCGVDHDELMSSFDLQSLDAAITERTGSEFVTTDGKFNIKTLKRKEYQMISDFKFLDDYYTHVRDLLTRLPPYLGHYTIWENGKETHFVVTKSLVDKNNDTLFKLRASTDGDLNGFPRVVIKDLNRLNDKYFHLPENVREHIVGQVRGDAKMLKRHNILDYSLLVGLECDPLTGEERSSVGLSIALCPSSRVKRVVGSIRSLISGHSTFKDLRQFASVNGPSRPVVTRC; via the exons ATGCAAGCTACTGGAGCTATTTCGTGGAGAAGACCCGATATCAAGTATAGGAAGAACGAGGTGTTTGTGGATGTTTATGAAGATGTCAATTTGCTATTAAGTGCATCAGGTGCTATTTTGAAAGCTGATGTTAATGGCCATATTCAATTGAAAACTCAATTGTCAGGCTTACCAGAGTGTAAATTTGGTCTTAATGAcagtctgctgctggatacTGGTGCGGATGATGACGATTATTATGGATTGGATAACAGTGACAGCAGTAGTTCTAGTAATtcgggtggtggtggaagtAGACTGTCTAGAAGAGGCAGTAGAATCGGTTCTTTTGGTAATGGAGGTAGTAGTAATGGATCGAGTGGCAGTAATGGCAGTAGTGCCTTGTCGAATCGATCTACTAGTGGccgagcagctgctgggtCAGTTACTTTGGAAGACTGTCAATTCCACCAGTGTGTTAAACTGGGTTCGTTTGACGAGAACAGAATTATATCATTTATTCCTCCTGATGGAGAATTTGAACTTATGAGATACAGAGCAGTTGAGAATATCAATCTGCCCTTCAAACTAGTACCTCAAGTGACAGAAATCGGTCAGACAAAGGTCGAATACGAAATTGTCGTCAAAGCCAATTTTGGATCAAAACTCTATGCCACTGACGTGGTCATCAAAATCCCCACTCCCTTGAACACTGCATCCACATCGCAATCATGCTCTAACGGCCGAGTCAAGTACGACCCATCTGAAAACCAGCTC CTTGAGTCTAAAAGACCGGTTCGCAAGTTTCCTCGTCGCCCTGTTTTGAATGACGTTCGCCGTCCTGGTTCTGGCACTTATTATGGTAACTTGGGTGAGATAGAGAATCGTCGTCCTGCTAGAcgttctgcttttgcttaCCACAAGACTATTCAATTTCCTATTGGTTATGACTTTTCCGCTGAATCAAGCAAGCCCCTCACAGTATCTACCCAGGTTgtcgaagatgatgaagagactGATTGTGAAGAGCTTTTGTTGAACTTTGCTCCTGATGATTATTCCGCGTCTAAAGACTCTAAAGGCTTCCTTTGTGGTGAGGTGCCCACTTTGCTTCCTGACGATCCATTTTTTACTGGCATCCCTGATTGTGCtaaagaagacgatgacgcTTATTTAAACCGTGTGTTTATTAATGCCTCTGACGACATTGAAACTATTAATTCTATGAATGCTCCTGATGCCCCTATTGCTTCAGTTGAGCTAGAGCTCGAATGTGCTCTTACCCGGGTCGACAAAACTTTCGAGAACTTGGGAATTATTATTGAAGAGATATTGTTTGATATGCCAGAGAAAGTATCCAAAATGGCTTCTTTTAAATCCAAGTTGGCATTTGGCAAACGCCCCTCTATTTCTGGATCCACTCTATTTACTGGAATCCTTACTGGTCTTTGTGCCAACCCTCCATTGTATGCTCCTGGGGTACCTCATTCTTCCGTCTATGAAGTTAAGAAGTACCAACTTCAGAGTGGTGCCATTCTTGGAGTTCATTCGCCCGTTGTTTACAATCAAATCCGGGCCGTCTGTGGAGTTGACCACGACGAATTGATGAGTTCATTTGATTTACAGTCTTtggatgctgctattaccGAGAGAACTGGCTCCGAATTTGTTACTACTGATGGAAAATTCAATATTAAGACGCTCAAGCGCAAGGAGTACCAGATGATCTCTGATTTTAAGTTTCTCGATGACTACTACACCCATGTCAGAGACTTATTGACACGACTTCCTCCCTACCTGGGACACTACACTATTTGGGAGAATGGAAAGGAAACACATTTTGTTGTCACGAAAAGTTTAGTTGACAAGAACAATGACACTTTGTTCAAACTCAGGGCATCGACTGATGGCGACCTTAATGGATTCCCTCGTGTGGTTATCAAGGATCTCAATCGCCTTAATGACAAGTATTTTCATTTGCCAGAGAATGTGCGAGAGCATATCGTTGGTCAGGTTCGTGGTGATGCCaagatgttgaagagaCACAATATTCTAGATTATTCATTACTGGTTGGGCTTGAGTGTGACCCTCTTACTGGTGAAGAAAGATCCTCAGTTGGCCTTAGTATTGCCCTCTGCCCCTCTAGTCGGGTCAAGAGAGTGGTTGGTAGTATCAGATCACTAATTTCTGGACACTCCACTTTCAAGGATCTTCGCCAGTTTGCCTCGGTCAATGGACCGAGCAGACCTGTGGTCACACGCTGTTGA